From the Deinococcus misasensis DSM 22328 genome, one window contains:
- the pilM gene encoding type IV pilus assembly protein PilM: MQNFFNQLWSRKNAIGLEIGASAIKIVELNPGSPPDLIKAVSTPTPSGTMQDGQVFEPKALAEEIRRLIREHDIKTKQVITTIPNQAAVTRNIFVPVMDRRELDESIKWEAERYLPYAVDDVVLDYDLLDNPKDVQNDTGQMEIVIAAAPKDIIYRYVEVLKLAGLEPIAIDVKPFAALRALRGSLMGSHLSKSTLTGGTYSEQGEVAVMLDIGASSTVIALVRGDRLLMTRNISIAADDFTTAVQKAFQLDFYSAENVKLQYGAATLPTEDNEDLLDIDTSNDTYSSAKVYDAIRPVLADLLTEIRRSLEFYRVQAGDIVIDRVCLSGGGAKLVGLSQAISDTLGLYVEVGNPWMVTNTKIAKIDPAYLKEFGPEFAVALGLAVRGVKGID, translated from the coding sequence GTGCAAAATTTCTTCAATCAGCTATGGTCGCGGAAGAATGCGATTGGACTCGAGATCGGTGCCAGCGCCATCAAAATCGTCGAGCTGAATCCAGGGTCTCCGCCTGACCTCATCAAGGCGGTCAGCACACCCACCCCCAGCGGTACGATGCAGGATGGACAGGTCTTCGAGCCCAAGGCACTCGCAGAAGAAATCCGCCGCTTGATTCGTGAACACGACATCAAGACCAAGCAGGTGATCACCACCATCCCCAACCAAGCCGCCGTCACCCGCAACATCTTTGTGCCAGTCATGGACCGCCGGGAACTCGATGAATCCATCAAATGGGAAGCCGAAAGATACCTCCCTTATGCTGTCGACGATGTGGTTCTGGATTACGACCTTTTGGACAACCCAAAAGACGTGCAGAACGACACCGGACAGATGGAAATCGTGATTGCAGCAGCACCCAAAGACATCATTTACCGTTATGTCGAAGTGCTCAAACTGGCCGGTCTGGAACCCATCGCCATTGATGTGAAGCCTTTCGCCGCCCTCAGGGCCTTGCGTGGCAGCCTGATGGGAAGCCACCTCAGCAAAAGCACCCTGACCGGAGGCACTTACTCCGAGCAGGGAGAAGTTGCTGTGATGCTGGACATCGGCGCTTCCAGCACCGTGATTGCACTGGTGCGTGGAGACCGGCTCCTGATGACCCGCAACATTTCCATTGCTGCAGACGATTTCACCACTGCAGTGCAAAAAGCTTTCCAGCTTGATTTCTACTCTGCAGAAAACGTCAAGCTGCAGTATGGTGCAGCCACCCTGCCCACCGAAGACAACGAAGACCTTCTGGACATCGACACCAGCAACGATACCTACTCCAGTGCCAAAGTGTACGATGCCATCCGTCCTGTGCTCGCAGACCTGCTGACCGAGATCCGACGCAGTCTGGAGTTTTACCGTGTTCAGGCCGGAGACATCGTGATTGACCGCGTTTGCCTCTCTGGAGGTGGCGCCAAACTGGTTGGCCTTTCTCAGGCCATCAGCGACACCCTTGGTCTGTATGTGGAGGTGGGCAATCCCTGGATGGTCACCAACACCAAAATCGCCAAAATTGACCCCGCCTACCTGAAAGAATTCGGTCCTGAATTCGCAGTGGCTCTGGGTCTGGCGGTACGAGGGGTGAAGGGCATTGATTAA